Sequence from the Candidatus Zixiibacteriota bacterium genome:
CTCTGGCTTTGAGCACGCCCGACTGGAATCTGCCGCCCGGTCTGTTGTCGCACTGGGAACACAGCCAGGGGCTGCCGGTGCGGATGCTCTACCAGCAGTTCGGTGAGACCGTCGGTGAGGTATCTTTCCTGTTGGGCAATTGCCGTTTGAGCGAACCGTTGCCGTATCGTATCGCTGCATCAATGAAAGCGCTGATGCTGACCGAACAGTGGCGTCGGATGATACCGGTGAAACAACTGGAAGAACAGTTTCAGATGCATCTCGGTCAGATGATGGCCCTAGGCGATAGTGTCGCCCATCTGGTTTGTGGGCTGGCCGCGTTGATCGAAGCAGAGGACCGAGATTCGTCGTTGATCGGACAGTTGCGTGAATTGTCTTTCAGTCTTCGCTTTGGAATGCCCGTATCGATGCAACCGTTGTACCAACAAGTTGGTCATATTCTCACCCGTGGCACTCTGGCGGCACTGTACCGGGAAGGGATCACCACCGTCAAGGCGCTTTTGGAGCTTGATGAAAATGAACTGGCGCGGCTTATCCCAGGTACGCGCAGTTTGCACCACCTGAAGAAATATTTGTCATCTAATAAAAAGGAGAACGATATGAACCACAATGCAGCAATTATCAGTCAACCGGTTCAGAAGGGAGCAATGCCTTTGGTAACTGCGCCGCAGTCGGTCGAGATTGACGGCGCCTATGAACGTGAACGGTATCTGGTAAAGATCGATGGCTTCCCTGTCCGGTTGACCGGGAAGTCGTTCAAGTATTTTGCCAAGCTGGCCTGGTCACGACTGCACAGCGAGTCCGGATGGATCTACAAAGAGGATTTGGAAATCGGGTTCAACCAGGCGCGCTATCTCTATCGCATGAAAAGCGAGATCAGCGACAGCCTAAGATGCGACTGGCCGGTGATCGAGAACAATCGGCTCGGTTACTACCGGCTCAATGTCGACCCGTCTCAGGTGCAACTCAACATTGAGTGCCTCAAAAACCATCCGGACTGGGAGGTGCGCTCTTTGGTCGACAACGCGGGCCGTAAAGCCGCGAACTGACACACGGCCAACAGGCAAGCCCATAAATGGGTCTCTTCGCGCTTTGCGGCGATAAATCGCTTTTTCGCGCTACGCGCGTTTCCAATGTCACCCTGAGCGCAGTCGAAGGGTGACACGGTCAAGCCTGTCTTTTGCGCGTTGCACCTTTGTAACGGCACCTTGAGCGCAACCGGAGGGTGTGTCTAATATGCCCGCTGAGTCTTCGGACTCAGTGGGCAGACACATGTAAGCATCTTTCGGGACAGGTATCTTGTGGGGCAGAACCGTCTTTGGTTATTGTGTCCGCGTGATCTTCAGATCGCGTGGGTATGTAGCTGAGTCTGATGACTCAGCCACCACAACGCATTGTGATCCCGGACTTGACCCGGAATCCAGTAGGGCAGAATCACTTCTGGTTCGGCCGCTTATTGACGGGTGGCACCATCAAACTTGGTTTGGGGGTGATAAATCACTTTCTTGGCGCTACGCGCCTTTGACTCCAGGATACTCACATACCTGCTCAAGACGCGCGTGGCGCGAAAGACAGGCTCGCCCACCGTCCCAAACAAGGTTTGAGACGGCCACCCATTGTCGACTTCTCAATGGCGGAACCGCTAATCCGCCGCGGCGGACGCCCTACAGCTCAGTGGATAGACGCAGCCTGCTCAATTTGTAGCATACATCTTGTAGGGCAGAACCGCTTCTGGTTCTGCCGTTCTTCAGTGGCGGGTTCACGCCGCGGCGCGCAAGCGAAGACGGACCCGCCCTACAGGACTGCCGCCTCACTCGATGTGCGTGACTCGCAAGGACAGTATTGTGCGCAAATCATCGAGTTTTTTGGACCCTTTTGATCCCAAGTCCGTTATATTGGTGCCGGTCATACCGATGGCCGATTAGTACCAGATTCGGCGGTGCGCCGATGTTGCCGCCACTAAGGACGAGCCGTAAGCTATAGTGTCACAGTCGGTTCAGAGCCCGTGCAAACCGGCGGTTCAGGGAAACCGAAGAAAGTCGATATATATGAAAATGGCCTCAGATATGATAATCAAAAGCCGCTACCGGCTTCCTCTACTGCCGGACGGCCAAAAGGTGGACTGCCCGCTCTTACGACTGCGGATGGCCGTACTGTTCCCGCACAATTTGTTTACCGTTCAGGTCAGGCGCAAAGAGTCGTTGCAGGTGATAGGTGATTGCCAGCCGGGCGGTCAGCAGTTTGTTGCCTCACTTTCACCGCACCATAACGACGATGATCCGTCCCCGATCCACGAAATGGGCACGTTGGCCACCGTGCGTGACTGTCGCGAAGCGCCCGGCGGTTCGCTGTTGGTGACAATCGAAGGACTCAGCCGGGTCGGTATCGAAAAAGTGGCCGGTTCCGACATGTACTCGCGAGTCGCCGTCCGGGAACTCGAACTGGACTCCAGCGATGTAAAGAGTCACCTGGGCCGTATGGACGCCGTGATCTCGATGGTCGATGAAGTCAGCCGTCTCGATCCCAGCTACTCGGCGGAGTTGGTATATCTGCTTAAGGCCATCGAAGACGACCCTTCATTGTTGGCCGATCGCGTGGCGTCGTTTTTTCATTTCCCACTTGAATGGAAACAGGAGTTGCTGGAAGCGGTCGATCTGCAATTGCGCTATGGTCTTTTGTTGGGATACCTGGACCGCGTGTTGACCCACGCCGGTGCCTTGCGCAGCGTCAAGAACGAGCGGCACAGCGACGGGACTCAAAGCCCGTATATTCCCTGGCAGCCGGCCCGCGCTTTGCAACCCTATGCCGATAACGACAATGGTCAGGCCGAAGAAGCATTCCGAGTTCGCGAGGTAATCAGTCGTTCTTCGCACCTGCCTCCGGAGGTGAAAGCCCGGGCCACCATCGAAGTGGACAGGCTGTCGCGGCTGCCTTCGGCCTCGGCTGAATACGGCGTGACCAAAGACTATCTCGACTGGATCCTGGCCCTGCCCTGGGGGCGCCTTACTCCCGAGAGCTATGAAATCGATGATGTTGAAAAGATCATCTCCACCGACTACTTCGGTCCGACCAATATAAAAGAACAGATTCTGCAACGGATGTCGGTCCGCAAACTCGCGGGCGGTATCGACAAAGGTCCTACTCTCTGTCTGGTCGGGGCCTCCGGCACCGGCAAGGCATCGCTGGCCAAGGCCATCGCGCGGGCGCTGGGCAAAGAGTTTATTCGCATCTCGGTCGGCGGTATCTCTGAAGTCTCTGAGATCAAGGGAACACCCCGGACTTTTCTGGGTGCGCAACCGGGTAAAATCATCCGCGCTCTCAAGGATGCCGGATCGTGTGATCCCGTCATACTGATTGAAGACATCGATTACTTCAATCTCGAAAACAAGTCATCGGTTAACATGGCGCTGTTGGAGGTTGTGGATACGCGCTACAACGCCCGCTTTATCGACGCCTACCTCGGAGTGCCGTTTGATCTGAGCAAGGTTCTGTTCATCTGTTCGGTGCGGGCTTTTGAGGAGATACCTGAACAGTTCATACCACGTTTTGAACTGATGGAGATACCCGGCTACATCGAGCGGGAGAAAATCGTCATCACCAAGAAATACATCATCCCCTCGCTGTTGAAGAAGCACGGCCTGCGCAAATCCGAATTCAAAATCTCTGAAAAGACTCTGGCCTGTATCATTGCCGGATACACCCAGGAGGCCGGTCTGTTGGGGTTTTCGCAGCAGATAGAGAAAGTGTGCCGCAGGATAGCCCTTGAGAAGGCCCAGGGAAAAAAGAAGTCCTGGACGGTGAACGACAAAAACCTCGAATCGTTCCTGGGTTCGCCGGTGTTCATCCCCGAAAAAGCCGAAAAGGAACCGGAAATCGGTACCGCTACCGGTCTGGCCTGGACCGGCGCCGGGGGCGACTTGATGTTTATCGAGGGGCTTAAGATGAAAGGGGAAGGGACCATCATCACCACCGGTTCGCTTGGCGAGGTGATGAAGGAGTCTATCCAGGCGGCGCACTCGTATGTCCGTTCAAAAGCCGACGTTCTGGGCATCGACTTCTCCGATTTCAACGAGTTTGATATCCACATCCACTTTCCCTCGGGCGCAATCCCGAAGGACGGCCCGTCGGCCGGCGTGACCGTCTGCCTGGTGATAGCCTCGGTCATGTCGGAGCGCCCGATTCGAAATGACATCGCCATGACCGGTGAGGTGACACTACGCGGTAAGGTGCTGCCGGTAGGTGGAATCAAAGAGAAAATTTCAGCCGCTTACCGGGCCGGGATATTCAACGTCGTTATGCCGATTGAAAACAAGAAAGACATCAAAGATATCCCGCGAGAGATTCAACGCAAATCGAAGTTCACTTATATCAGCCGTGTCGATGAACTCTTCTCGCTATGCCTGATGGATTTCACGCCATCTACTTTTACCCTTGAAAAGATTTTCGCCGAAGAGATGGAAAAGGCCAAGAAGTCATCGGCCAAAAAACCGGCGAAAAAGAAAAAGGGTGGCACCAAAGCAGCTCGATCGCGGAAGAAGTAACCTTCGTGTCGTGGCTGTAGGTCAACTCCTGTTGCGTAACGATCAATAAAACCTTCATGCTTCGACTCCGCTCAACATGACACGGTCAAGCCGTGGGTGACACGGGCAAGCCACAGTAGGTCAGGACCCCTTGCGGTCCTGACATCCCGCGCCACGCTGGATTCTTCCTTTGGAGTCGCCCGGCGGCGTTGGCGTCTCCGTCCGACAAAGAGCCCCACCCGACGCAAAGCCTCTGGGTGGGGTACCGTGTACGACTTGCAAAACTTCTTCGTACCGTCATTCCGGGCTTTGACCCGGAATCCATTCTTCGAAGCGGGCACTGGATTCCAAGACTGGATTCTGGCCTGCGCCAGAGTGACAGACAAGGAAGCCGGGTTCACGCCTCGGCGCGCAGGCAAAGACGGACTCGCCCTACAATGCTGGTCGCAGCATGTCTCGAAGAGCGCGCGTAACGCACAAGCGTGGTTTATCACCTCACCCTGAACGCCCCACCAACCTTACCCTGAGCGGAGTCGAAGAGTGAACTTTCTGGTCTCGGTTTTCACTTGAAAGCGCGGACTGCTTGCCCTAATATCAATCACATGAAACAGAATTCCCCCGATACCGATCCCTTCGCAATCGTCCGGAATGGATACGACAAGATCGCCGAGTGCTATCTCAAGGATAGAGAGAAATTCGAAAACTGGAACGAACTGGAGGAATTCTGTTCCAAGCTTCCGCCGAAGGCGAGAGTACTGGATGTTGGTTGCGGAACAGGTACGCCCGTTGCCAGATATCTGATAGAGCAAGGTTTCGAGGTGGTCGGGATCGATGTGTCGAAAGAGATGCTAAAGGTGGCGCGGTGGAACGTGCCGGAAGCTTCTTTCGTTCAGATGAACATGACGGATATCGACTTTCCACCGGAATCATTCGATGGTTTGATATCATGCTACGCTATCTTTCATGTTCCCAGAGAAAGACACGCCGCCATATTTCGATCTTTCCATACAATTATCAAAACCGATGGCCCCCTTCTGGTATCTGTCGGCAGTTGTGCATGGGAAGAAGTTGAGAGTTACTATGGTGTGAAAATGTTCTGGAGCCATTTCGATCCGGCGACCACCGAGTCGCTGATAACCGACGCAGGTTTTAGTATCGTGTTCGGCCGAAATGTCGACAGTGGTGACGAAACACACTATTGGATTCTGGCGCGCAAGTGAAAAAGTGAGGACATACACGCGGTAGCTAAGAAATCATGGAATGAACGTCTGCAACGGCGACCCGGTCTGTGCCTTACCCTCGTCTGAACCTACAAAGTTACACATCCAACCAGCGGGGCCGGGCCGCCTGTGAACATGTAATCCACCAGATAGACGAGATCACCAATATCAAGGGCGCATGAAGCATCAACATCAGCCAATTGGCCAATCGGCGGCGGATCGCCGTCTGTGAACATGTAGTCCACCAGGTAGACCAGATCGGATACGTCAACAACACTTGAGTAATCTATGTCGCCGGGCACCAGGGTGGTCGGTGAGAGGTTGAAAGAAAACTCTCTGGAATCTTCATATCCAACTACCTGCTGGTCCTCAACGTGCACGGTGAAAGTGAACATTCCGGTGTCGGAACTGCTGCCGGATATTACGCCGGCCGAGTCTATGCCATACCCGTCGGGCAAGGCGCCGGACTCGATAGTGTACGTCGTCCTATCCAGACCGCCTTTGGCTTGGATGGTATCCGCATAAAACAGATACTGCCGAGGTGTGCTCAGTTCTTCCTGGGTGGTGACAATACGCATATCCCACGACTCGAAAGTCTCGTATCTGAGTATCCAGTTCAGCGGGTCCAATTGTACCAGATAGCTTTCCACTTCATCGGCGAAGTTCAGCTTGAACATCTGCGTTCGTTGATCGTTGAACAAAACCAGCGTGTCATCAGGAGCGTCCACCAGACCAAAACGGAACCGGATCGGCATCGCGAACACCTGTGGATCGGTAGTCTGCAATTGCTTTACTTCGAGATAGACATCATATCCGGCAGTGTCGGAAACCTCCTGGAAGTATGACCATCGATAGCTGGGCAAACTGGAACCATAGACCCATTGATCGAAAAAGTAATCGAGCTCCACACCGCAAACCGTCTCGTAAATGTTTTTCAGGTCTTCGGTGGTAGCTGCGTTCCATCTGTGTTGCGAGTTGGCGTAAGCGTCGAGACCGGCAAAGAACAGCGAATCGCCCACCACACCTCGCAACATGTGCAACACCCATGCCCCCTTGTAATACTGTGCCCTGGAGAAGAAATTTGAGTAGCTGGTGGTATCACCGACAAACACGGTCAGATTGCCCCAATACGCCATGTCGTTCATGTACTCATGGTAGAAGGGACGTCCGAGAACGGTTTCGAAGTAGAGCGCCTCAGAATATGTGGCAAATCCCTCGTTCAACCATAGATCACCCCACGATTCACAGGTGATCATGTCGCCCCACCATTGGTGAGCCAACTCGTGTATCACAACATCCGGTTCGAAAATCCCCTCGGCCGTACCCATGGTGCTCATCGTTTGATGCTCCATCCCCACCCAACCCTGACTCATGGCATGACCATACTTCTCATCGGCAAATGGATACTGTCCAAACATCTCAGACAAGAGGGTCAGAGCGTCGGGTAGTATACCGTAGCGAGGAAGGGAGTACGAATAGAACGATGGGAAGACGGCGTGAGTTATCGGCATCGTATCCGCTTCATCGTTGTAGACCCATTCATCGTGCCAGACCTGGTACTGGGATATCGATAGCGAGAAAAGATAGCTGGCCATCGGGTAGTGCTCGGTGTAATAAAAAGTCTGCCATACATCGCCCGAAGCAACCACCGAATCAAGCGTTCCATTGGAGCCGACATAGAAGCCGGTGTCCACCGTTATGGCGATGAAAAAAGTGTCGGCTTTGTCGTCCATGCGATCCTTACACGGCCACCAGTCCCGAGCGTCGTAAGGCTCAAAAAGAGTCGTCAGATAGACGATCTCCTGAAAGGAAAAGAAGTAGATCGACCGACGATAGAACATGTCAAACTCGAATTGCTCACCGGCATCGTACACACGGTCGAGGTCGACGGTCACGGTGTTGTTCAACCGAGAAAAGCTCAGCGTCCCCGACGGAATCGCTATCGAATCAAGCTGCCGGCCATCATTGAAGTCGACCTCAACCTGAGCGACACCGTCGACGGTGGCCCGGGCGACAAATTTCACCGCACCATAGAGTGT
This genomic interval carries:
- the lon gene encoding endopeptidase La, coding for MKMASDMIIKSRYRLPLLPDGQKVDCPLLRLRMAVLFPHNLFTVQVRRKESLQVIGDCQPGGQQFVASLSPHHNDDDPSPIHEMGTLATVRDCREAPGGSLLVTIEGLSRVGIEKVAGSDMYSRVAVRELELDSSDVKSHLGRMDAVISMVDEVSRLDPSYSAELVYLLKAIEDDPSLLADRVASFFHFPLEWKQELLEAVDLQLRYGLLLGYLDRVLTHAGALRSVKNERHSDGTQSPYIPWQPARALQPYADNDNGQAEEAFRVREVISRSSHLPPEVKARATIEVDRLSRLPSASAEYGVTKDYLDWILALPWGRLTPESYEIDDVEKIISTDYFGPTNIKEQILQRMSVRKLAGGIDKGPTLCLVGASGTGKASLAKAIARALGKEFIRISVGGISEVSEIKGTPRTFLGAQPGKIIRALKDAGSCDPVILIEDIDYFNLENKSSVNMALLEVVDTRYNARFIDAYLGVPFDLSKVLFICSVRAFEEIPEQFIPRFELMEIPGYIEREKIVITKKYIIPSLLKKHGLRKSEFKISEKTLACIIAGYTQEAGLLGFSQQIEKVCRRIALEKAQGKKKSWTVNDKNLESFLGSPVFIPEKAEKEPEIGTATGLAWTGAGGDLMFIEGLKMKGEGTIITTGSLGEVMKESIQAAHSYVRSKADVLGIDFSDFNEFDIHIHFPSGAIPKDGPSAGVTVCLVIASVMSERPIRNDIAMTGEVTLRGKVLPVGGIKEKISAAYRAGIFNVVMPIENKKDIKDIPREIQRKSKFTYISRVDELFSLCLMDFTPSTFTLEKIFAEEMEKAKKSSAKKPAKKKKGGTKAARSRKK
- a CDS encoding class I SAM-dependent methyltransferase gives rise to the protein MKQNSPDTDPFAIVRNGYDKIAECYLKDREKFENWNELEEFCSKLPPKARVLDVGCGTGTPVARYLIEQGFEVVGIDVSKEMLKVARWNVPEASFVQMNMTDIDFPPESFDGLISCYAIFHVPRERHAAIFRSFHTIIKTDGPLLVSVGSCAWEEVESYYGVKMFWSHFDPATTESLITDAGFSIVFGRNVDSGDETHYWILARK
- a CDS encoding M1 family aminopeptidase, producing MTASMTCTAAIVLLTLSIPAFAGDQPIPPTDKTRWSDESHRRLADAKRQRLMDSRFTEKMRDAQDAMSTQTNYDVLTYDIRMKLDHDVDTLYGAVKFVARATVDGVAQVEVDFNDGRQLDSIAIPSGTLSFSRLNNTVTVDLDRVYDAGEQFEFDMFYRRSIYFFSFQEIVYLTTLFEPYDARDWWPCKDRMDDKADTFFIAITVDTGFYVGSNGTLDSVVASGDVWQTFYYTEHYPMASYLFSLSISQYQVWHDEWVYNDEADTMPITHAVFPSFYSYSLPRYGILPDALTLLSEMFGQYPFADEKYGHAMSQGWVGMEHQTMSTMGTAEGIFEPDVVIHELAHQWWGDMITCESWGDLWLNEGFATYSEALYFETVLGRPFYHEYMNDMAYWGNLTVFVGDTTSYSNFFSRAQYYKGAWVLHMLRGVVGDSLFFAGLDAYANSQHRWNAATTEDLKNIYETVCGVELDYFFDQWVYGSSLPSYRWSYFQEVSDTAGYDVYLEVKQLQTTDPQVFAMPIRFRFGLVDAPDDTLVLFNDQRTQMFKLNFADEVESYLVQLDPLNWILRYETFESWDMRIVTTQEELSTPRQYLFYADTIQAKGGLDRTTYTIESGALPDGYGIDSAGVISGSSSDTGMFTFTVHVEDQQVVGYEDSREFSFNLSPTTLVPGDIDYSSVVDVSDLVYLVDYMFTDGDPPPIGQLADVDASCALDIGDLVYLVDYMFTGGPAPLVGCVTL